The Camarhynchus parvulus unplaced genomic scaffold, STF_HiC, whole genome shotgun sequence DNA window CACCCACTGCTGCATCCTGAATCCTGTCCTGCACCCCGAGTCCCATCCTGTAACCAAATTCTGTACTGTCCCATACCCCAAACCCTAAgttgcccccaaaccccaaccctaCCCCTCATTCATCACCACATCCGTGCTCCACACCCGCTCCCCAACTCTTGCCCCTGTCTCACCCCCTGTCCCACCCCCAATTTATCCCCTGTCCCTGATCCCCTCCCTGTTCCCTCCCCAACCCAGTCCTTCCCCACAGGCCAGAGTGggggcggcagcagcggcagccGGTGGGGGGCCGGTGGAGttggaggtgctgcagcccctgagcctcctcaccctggacacgctccagaAGTGCATCTTCAGCCACGAGAGCCACTGCCAGGAGTgagtgtcacctgtccccattGACCatcctggtggccctggtgacCCTACCATTGTCCCTGCTGGCCAtcctggtggctgtgctggtcCCGCCATGATCCCCACTGGCCATCCTGTCCCATCACTGTCCCTGTTGGCCATTCTGGTGGCCCCAACGGTCCTGCTATCATCCACGCTGGGGGCCACAGTGTCCCCCCACTGTCCCTGGTACAGGCAGCCCAGCAAGTACATCCAGGccatcctggagctgagctcGTTGGTGGTCGGCGCCAGTTCCAGCCACTTCTCCACCCGTGGTGGCTCTACAGCCTCTCCTCTGATGGCCGGCGCCGCCCGTGCCTGTGCCACTGTCCACGCCTTCACTGCTGATGTGGTGCAGCGCGGCGCCGGGCACTTCGCCTGCCTGGGCCACCAGGCCTGGCTGGACGGCCACCGGGGACACAGCATGGACTTCATCGACCTCCTGCTGCTCACCAAGGTGGGGCTGTGGTggtggccatggggacagggaagtGGTCAAGAGAGTGGCAGTGGCCATGGAAGGCTTGGCCACAGAGGCCAGTATGATGCTGGTGGCCATGGGGGGCTTGGGCATAGACTGGTGGCCACAGGGGAACAGTGGTGGCCACGGGCAGCATTGACCATAGAGCTGGTGGTCAGTGTGATTGTGGTGCCATAGGGTGGTGGCCATGGGGCAAGAATGGTGGCCATGGATGGGATTTGGCCCCAGGTGGCCCACAGACTGGGGGTAGCCCCAGTGGCCCACGGCTCATCTTGCCCCTGCAGGACGAGAATGGCCACACCCTGTCGGACGAGGACATCGCGGCTGAGGCTGACACCTTCATGTTTGAGGGTGAGCACAAGCTCCCAGGTGCCATTGGGGCAGAGCCACTCCAGTGTCCCCTCACTCACCCAATGTCCCCACAGGCCATGACACCACGGCCAGTGGCCTGGCATGGCTCTTCTACAACCTGGCCAGCCATCCTGAGCACCAGGAGCGATGCCGCCAGGAggtccaggagctcctggctggcCGGGACACTGCAGACATTGAATGGTGAGatgtccccagagcctccctggtCATGAGGCTTGGGGACACGGTGCCACCCCCACTTGTCCCCAGGGAggacctgtcccagctgccctTCACCACCATGTGCATCAAGGAGAGCCTGcggctgcaccctcctgtcactgctgtgtcccGGCGCTGCACCGAGGACATCCCCTGCGTGATGGCCGTGTCATCCCCAAGGGTATGGCATGgccagggtgtccccagtgtcaccaccCACCCTCATCTGCTGTCTCTTAAGTGGCCATTCCCATCCCACCAGGGGTCATCTGCCTGATGAGCATCTACGGGACCCACCACAACCCAGACCTCTGGCCCGAGCCTGAGGTAGGGCCACCCTAtgaggtgtccctgtcaccatGGTAGTGAcggctgtgtcccctcagtgtgACTGTGTCGGGTGTCACCCAGGTGTTCAATCCTCTGAGGTTTAGTCCGGAGAACAGCAAGGGACGGTCCCCGGTCGTCCTTCATCCCCTTCTCTGCTGGCCCCAGGTATGTGCTGGAGTGGGGACAggagtgtccccaagtgccacccctgtccctggctgggtTCACAGttgggtgacagtgacagtggggATGTGGTGGCAGGAACTGCATCGGGCAGAGCTTTGCCATGGCTGAGATGAAGGTGGCAGTGGCATTGACACTGTCCCGGTTCGTGCTTGCGGAGGGACAACGCGAGGCCACCCCCGCGCCGCAAGCCCGAGCTGATCCTGCGTGCCCAGGacgggctctggctgctgctggagccactgGTGGGAGTGGCCTGAGGGACATGGGTCaccaggacatggggacatccgCAAGGCGGCTGTCATAgccaggggaggagcagggaataaATGGTAGCATGAAAGGGACAGAattgtggtggtgctggggatgTGTTGTCCTTGGCCATGGGACACCCCATGGCACGGACATGTCAACCCATGGACTTGTCCCTGAGGCCACTTGTCACCATCCATGGCCATGTCCCACATGTCCTCACCCATGGCGATACAGCCCCATGTCACCATCTATATCTGTGACACCCCGCCATGCCCAATATCGCCATCCACAGCCATGTCCACACCcatgtccttgtccccatccccaccatgtcccccAATGTCACTCTCCATGTCTTAGTTGAATGTCTGTATTTTACCCTAATGTTTGGGTGaaaggatgaaagaaaaatgaaggaaaatcaaAGCCAAAATAAAAGGATTTACGTGTCCATGCTGCTGAGTATCCATGTGCCTGGGCGGGTAGAAAGGACCTTTTTAAGAGGAGTTTCCACTCCATTGTCTCCAAAATCTTGGTTTTTTGCCCCAGTCCATCACCATTTGGCTGTGGAAGATGCCTGTGGGCTAGAGAGAATTACAATCATGGAATGATTCAGGTTGGAAAAAGACCTCCAATACAATCCATTATTCCTTGATGCCACCCGAAGCAATGATTGGATGCAAAAGGTGAGACTTTTTTGGtgtcaaaagtaaaaaaatgtgCTGTCCCCTATGAAATTCTGACGTCTGTTTGCATCCCAATGGATTTTTTCTGGCTGCATCCAAGTGCCCAAGGTGAGCCAGGAAGATGTGAAAACCACCAGCCAGGTGTCTTCCCAACATGGATCACCAGGACCATGGATGACCAAGTCTCTGCCCAGCGAGGGTCACTGTGGACCATCCAATTGGGGTCCTCCAATAGGAGATGGAGTTGAAGCAGCGCTCAAAGCTCTTCCTGCACAGGGCACTTGTAGGGCATCCCTTACTGCTGCCTCCCTTGGTGTTGGGTCACGGTAGAGTTCTGagagaagctcttcccacacctGGGACACTGTTAGGCCTCTCCGCAGTGTGGATCCGCTGGTGAGTGACAAGGGTGGAGTTTTTTCTTAAACCCCTTCTTGCAGTCAGGGCAGCAGAACGGTCTCTATTCTGTGTGAATCTGCTGATGCTTGAGGAGACGGTATCGGCTCTGAAACCTCTCCCCACACTCAGAACACTcatagggcctctccccagtgtggatcctctggtgGGCAATCAGGCTGGAGTTCTGGccaaagctcttcccacattccccacacttgtagggcctctccccagtgtggatcctctggtgGGCAATCAGGTTGGAGTtctggctgaagctcttcccacattctGAGCACATGTAGGGGCATTCCCCAGTGTGCGTTGTCTGGTGGATGATCAGGTCAGAGCTGTCACGGAAGcccttcccacattccccacacaGAAAGGGTCGTATCCcagtgtggatcatctggtggcGGTTCAGATGGCAGCTCTTCCTGAAGCCTTTCCCACATTCTCCACATTTATAGGGCCGTTCATCagtgtggatcctctggtgGCGGATCAAACTGGAGCTCAGGCTGAAGTTCTTTCCACATTCCCCACACTTGTAGGGCCGTTCCCCGGTGTGGATCCG harbors:
- the LOC115916007 gene encoding LOW QUALITY PROTEIN: zinc finger protein 70-like (The sequence of the model RefSeq protein was modified relative to this genomic sequence to represent the inferred CDS: inserted 1 base in 1 codon) — its product is MHTGXRPYECGECGKSFSISSHLYRHQKIHTGERPYECGKCGKSFRDTSDLMVHQRIHTGERPYECGECGQSFNVSSHLIAHQRIHTGERPYKCGECGKNFSLSSSLIRHQRIHTDERPYKCGECGKGFRKSCHLNRHQMIHTGIRPFLCGECGKGFRDSSDLIIHQTTHTGECPYMCSECGKSFSQNSNLIAHQRIHTGERPYKCGECGKSFGQNSSLIAHQRIHTGERPYECSECGERFQSRYRLLKHQQIHTE
- the LOC115916006 gene encoding LOW QUALITY PROTEIN: cytochrome P450 4F4-like (The sequence of the model RefSeq protein was modified relative to this genomic sequence to represent the inferred CDS: inserted 4 bases in 4 codons; deleted 2 bases in 2 codons); the encoded protein is APKPQPYPSFITTSVLHTRWAAAAAAGGGPVELEVLQPLSLLTLDTLQKCIFSHESHCQEQPSKYIQAILELSSLVXRRQFQPLLHPWWLYSLSSDGRRXARACATVHAFTADVVQRGAGHFACLGHQAWLDGHRGHSMDFIDLLLLTKDENGHTLSDEDIAAEADTFMFEGHDTTASGLAWLFYNLASHPEHQERCRQEVQELLAGRDTADIEWEDLSQLPFTTMCIKESLRLHPPVTAVSRRCTEDIXLRDGRVIPKGVICLMSIYGTHHNPDLWPEPEVFNPLRFSPENSKGRSPVSFIPFSAGPRNCIGQSFAMAEMKVAVALTLSRFCLRRDNARPPPRRKPELILRAQDGLWLLLEPLVGVA